CGCGCGGATGATGTACAGCTTGCCCAGGAACCCCGCCGTGAGCGGGAAGCCCGCCAGCGACAGCAGGAACACCGAGAAGACCGCCGCCAGCGCCGGCTTCTCGGCCGCGAAGCCCTGCCAGTCCTCCAGCGCCACCCGCTCCTCGCCGTCCTCGCGCGAGTTGGCGATCACCACCGCGAACGCCCCCGCCGTCATCAGCGTGTACACCAGCAGGTAGAAGAGGAACGCCGCCGCCCCCTCGCCGCCCCGGATCGCCAGCAGCGCCACCAGCAGGTACCCCGCGTGCGCGATCGACGAGTACGCCAGCATCCGCTTGACGCTCCCCTGCGTCATCGCGATCAGGTTGGCGCCCACCATGGTGGCCATCGCCACCGCCGCCCCGATCTGCACCCACTGGTCGTACGCCCCCTGGAACCCCACCAGGAACACGCGGATGAACGCCGCGAACGCCGCCGCCTTCACCCCCGTGGACATCAGCGAGGTGATCGGCGTGGGCGCGCCGTCGTACGCGTCGGGGGTCCACATGTGGAACGGCACCGCCGCCACCTTGAAGCCGAACCCCACCATCAGGAGCCCCATCCCCGCCAGCAGCATCGGCGTCATCGGCACCGCGCGCGCCAGCACCAGGCTGCCGATGGTGGGCACGTCGCTGCTCCCCGTGGCCCCCCAGGTGAGCGCGATCCCGAACAGGAAGAAGGCGCTGGAGAAGGCGCCCAGCAGGAAGTACTTGAGGCTCGCCTCGGCGCTCCGGGCGTCCAGCCGGTCGAAGCCCACCAGGACGTACACCGCCACCGACATCAGCTCCAGCGCGATGAACACCATGATCAGGTCGCGCGCGCCGGCCATCAGCATCATCCCCAGCGCCGCGAAGAGCACCAGCGCGTGGTACTCGCCGCGGTTCAGCCCCCGGCGGTCCAGGTACCCCGCCGACATCAGCAGCGTGAGCGCCGCCGAGCCCAGGATCACGAAGTTGGCGAACACCCGGAACGGGTCCATCGCCACCATCGCCGCGCGCCCGTCCACCGCCACCGGCGGGCCCAGCAGGAAGGCGTTGGCGACCGCCGCCGCCAGGAGCCCCGCCAGCGACAGCCACCCCACCACGGGGCGCGACGGCCCGGCGCGGTCGCCCTTGAGCGCCACGTCCACCACCAGCACCAGCATCGCCCACGCGGCCAGCACGATCTCGGGGAGGAGCGGCCAGAAGTACTCGGCGGCGGGCGCCGCCACGGGGAGCGTCGCCTGCATCATCGCGCCCCCCCGTCCTCCGCCGCCGCGCCCGCGGTCGACGCCACCACCGGCGCGTCCGGCACCTCGGGCGCCCGGCGGTCGTGCTGCACCTGGGCCAGGATGTGCTGGGCGGCCGGCTCCATGCGCTCCAGGAACGGCTTCGGGTACAGCCCGATCCAGAGGATGAGCGCCACCAGCGGCAGCAGCACCGCCAGCTCGCGCCCGTTCAGGTCGGGGATGGTGCGGTTGGCGGGCCTGGACAGCGCGTTGAAGGCCACCTTCTGCACCATCGGCAGCATGTAGTAGGCGGCCAGGATCACCCCCAGCGCCGCCGGCAGCGCGAACCACGGCTGCGAGCCGAAGGCGCCCACCAGCACCAGGAACTCGCCCACGAAGCCGCTGGTGGTGGGCAGGCCCACGCTGGCCATCCCCGCGAACACCAGCATCGCGGCCAGGAGCGGCACCGAGGCCGCCAGCCCGCCGAAGTCGTCGATCTCGTAGGTGTGGCGCCGCTCGTACATCATCCCCAGCAGGAAGAAGAGCATGGGCGTGGAGAGCCCGTGCCCGATCATCACCAGGAGCGCCCCCTGCATCCCCTGCAGGTTGTACGCGAAGATCCCCATGATCACGAAGCCCAGGTGCGCCACCGAGGTGTACGCCACCAGCTTCTTGGCGTTGGGCTGGGCGGCCGCCACCAGCGCCGTGTACAGGATCCCCACCAGCCCCAGCGCCATCGCCCAGGTGACGATCACCCGGTGGTCCGACACGTACGGGAAGAGCGGCACCCCGAAGCGGATGAAGCCGTAGGTCCCCATCTTCAGCAGCACCCCCGCCAGGATCACCGAGCCCGCCGTGGGCGCCTGCACGTGCGCGTGCGGCAGCCAGGTGTGGAAGGGGAAGACCGGCACCTTGATGGCGAACGCCAGCGCGAACGCCAGGAAGAGGTACAGCTGCTGGCGCGCCGTGAGCGCCAGGCCCAGGAAGTCGAAGTACGAGAAGCTCGGCACCCCGCTGAGCGAGTACTGCTTCCAGAAGAGCCAGAGGATCGCCACCAGCATCAGCAGCGAGCCCACCGTGGTGAAGAGGAAGAACTTCACCGCCGCGTACACGCGCTCCCTCCCGCCCCAGATCCCGATCAGGAAGTACATCGGGATCAGCATCACCTCCCAGAACACGTAGAAGAGGAACATGTCGAGCGCCAGGAAGACGCCCACCACGCCCGAGGTGAGCGCCAGCAGCGACGCGTAGAAGCCGCGCTGGCGGTCGCGGATGTACGTCCACGACCCCAGCACCATCAGCGGCAGGAGGAGCGTGGTGAGCAGCACCATGAACAGCGAGATGCCGTCCATCCCGATGCGGTAGTGGATCCCCCAGTCGCCGAACCACACGTAGTCGGCGCAGTTCTGGAACAGGGGCACCTGCCGCACCTCCGTCTTCGCGAGCCCGGCCACCGCCGTCATCTGGCACGTCGTCGGGGCGCCCGGCCGCACGGCCCAGAAGAGCGGCACCGAGGCCAGGAACTCGATGATCCCGGCGGCGAGCGCCACCCGCTTGGCGTGCCTCTCCCCCGCCAGCCAGGCCGCGAGCGCGGCCACCAGCGGGAAGAAGATCAGGAAGGTCAGGATCCCGTGACCCCGGAGAATGTCGTCCACGTCCCTTTGGCTCCCGCCGTCAGAAGGCCACGAAGCTGCCGAGCACCAGCAGCACGCCCACCACCAGCACCACGGCGTAGGTGTTGAGCTGCCCCGTCTGCAGCCGCCCCAGCGCCAGCCCCACCGCCTGCGAGGTGCGCCCCGCGAAGTCCACCAGGCCGTCGATGAGCCCCATGTCGAGCCGCGCGAAGGAGCGCGCCAGGCCGTGCGTCGGGCGCACCACCACGCGGTCGTACAGCTCGTCCACGTACCACTTGTTGTACAGCACCCGCTCGGGCGTCCCCCGGTACGCCGGCTCGGCGGCCGCGTCGCCGATCCGCCGCGCCTTCGGCCCGATCAGCAGCCAGGCGGCCAGCAGCCCGCCCAGGCCGATGGCGATGGCGAAGAAGATCGGCCAGGGGGCGTGCTCGGGCTCGGCCAGCTCGCCCAGGTTGGCGCGCACCACGGCGTCGGCGGGGGCCAGCACCGGGTGCAGCCACTCGTGCAGCGCCGCGCCCTGCCCGAAGTCGAAGGCGCTCACCAGCGGCACCCGCGGGTCCACGTTCAGGAAGCCGCCCACCGTCGACAGGATGGCGAGCACGACGAGCGGCAGGGTGAGCGTCCAGTCGCCCTCGTGCAGGTGCCTCTTCTCCTCGTCGCCCGTGCGGTTGGGCCCCAGGAAGGTGTAGATCATCATGCGGCCCATGTAGAAGGCCGTCATGAAGGCGGTGACGGAGAGCACGGCCCAGATGAAGCCCATCCAGGCGCTCCCCGGGATCCCGAACAGCCGGGCCTGCGAGAACGGGTTGTGCCCCTCCGCGCCGAGCAGCGCCGCGCCGATGATCTCGTCCTTGGAGAAGAAGCCGGCGAAGGGCGGCACCCCCGAGATCGCCAGCGTGGCGATGGCCATGGTGGCGAAGGTGACGGGGAGGTACTTCCCGAGCCCGCCCATGTTGCGCATGTCCTGCGCGTCGGCGGGGTTGTGCGTGGCGTGCAGGGCGTGGTGCATGGCGTGGATCACCGCGCCCGAGCCCAGGAAGAGGCAGGCCTTGAAGAAGGCGTGCGTCATCAGGTGGAACATCCCCGCCACGTACGCCCCCAGCCCCACCGCCACGAACATGAAGCCGAGCTGACTGACGGTGGAGTACGCCAGCACCTTCTTGATGTCCCACTGCTTGAGGCCGATGGTGGCCGCGAAGATCGCCGTGAGCGCGCCGACGAGCGCCACGACGAGCGAGGCGGACGGCGCCAGCATGTAGAGGACCGACGAGCGGGCCACCAGGTACACGCCCGCCGTCACCATGGTGGCCGCGTGGATCAGCGCGGACACCGGCGTGGGGCCGGCCATGGCGTCGGGGAGCCAGACGTAGAGCGGGATCTGCGCGCTCTTGCCCACGGCGCCCAGGAAGAGGAAGAGGGCGACCGCGGTGGCCACCGGCGTGGCGTAGCCCAGCGCCTCGGGCGCGTCGGCGAAGACGCTCACGAAGTCGAGCGAGCGCACGTTCCAGAACAGCAGGAACATGGCGATCAGGAAGCCGAAGTCGCCGATGCGGTTGACGATGAACGCCTTCTTCCCCGCGTCGGCGTTCGCCTTCTCCCTGAACCAGAAGCCGATCAGCAGGTACGAGCAGAGCCCCACCCCCTCCCAGCCGACGAACATCACCGGGTAGTTGGCCCCCAGGACCAGGGTGAGCATGAAGAACACGAAGAGGTTCAGGTACGCCATGTAGCGCGGGTACCCGGGGTCCTCCTTCATGTAGCCGACCGAGAACAGGTGGATGAACGCGCCCACGCCCGTCACCACCAGCGCCATCAGCATGGAGAGCTGGTCGAGCTGCAGCGCGGCGCCCACCTGCAGGCTCCCCACCGGCATCCAGTCCCAGTACGAGTGCACCCACGGCGCCCCGGGGTGCGCCGCCCGCATGCGCAGGAAGTTGGCGACCGCCACCGCGAACGCCGCGAACAGCACCCCCGGCGCGATGAACGACGGCAGCACGTGCGTGAACGGCTTCGGCCCCGCCGGCGCGTGGTCGTGCGCGTCGTGGGCGTGATGCGCGTCGTGGACGTCGTGCGCCCCGTGGGCATGATGCGCGTCGTGGGCGGGATGCGCCTCGTCCGCGTGGTCCGCGGCCGCGGCGTCCACCGGGTTGGGGCGGGTGCCGTGGTCGAGCGACTCCTGCTCGCTGGGCTCGGCGCCGGCCGTGGCGTAGACGTGCGCGTCCACGTGGGCGCGCCCCGGCTCGGGCTCGTGCGCGTGGTCGTAGAATGGGTCGCCCACGGGCGGCAGCTTCGGCAGCGCGCGCCGGGCGGCGATCACCGAGAGCGCGCCGTTCAGCACGAAGCCGAGCAGGGGGAGGACGACGATGAGCCACGGGGCCACGGGCTCGAACGCGCCGTGCGCGCCTTCCGCGGCGGCGGCCGCCCCGTGCGCGGCCTCCTGGAGGAGGATCAGCATCGGCCTACCACCGGAGCAGGCTGAAGTTCTTCACGTCCACCGAGTCCTTGTGCCGGAAGACGGCGATCATGATGGCGAGCCCCACCGCGGCCTCGGCGGCGGCCACGGCGATCACGAAGAAGACGAACACCTGGCCCTGCACCCCCGCGTACGGCGAGAGCGCCACGAACGCCAGGTTCACGGCGTTGAGCATCAGCTCCACGCACATGAACAGCACGATGGCGTTCCTGCGCACCATCACCCCCGCCACGCCGATGGCGAAGAGGATGGCGGAGAGGCCCAGCGAGTACTCGAGCGGGATGGTTTCCATCGGCGTTTCAGACCTTCCGCTTGGCGAGGACCACCGCGCCCACCACGGCCACCAGCAGCAGGATGGCGGTGGCCTGCAGCGGGACGACGTACGTGGTGTAGAGCGGCTCGGCGATGACGCCGACCACGCCGCGCTCGGCCTGGGCGTTCAGGAGCGCCTGCGCCCCCGCCTCGCGGCCCAGCTGCGGCTGCACGCCGCCGGCGAACACGCGGGCCAGGAGCGCCACGATGAGGAGCCCGGCGCCGCCGGCCATCACCTGCACCCCCGTGCCGCGGATG
Above is a window of Longimicrobium sp. DNA encoding:
- a CDS encoding NADH-quinone oxidoreductase subunit J; protein product: MTQILFFFFAACAAGSALAMVTRRNPVACAIWLIGTFFSVAAIYTLLGAFFIGIVQILVYAGAIMVLFLFVIMLLNLGSDYEDDIRGTGVQVMAGGAGLLIVALLARVFAGGVQPQLGREAGAQALLNAQAERGVVGVIAEPLYTTYVVPLQATAILLLVAVVGAVVLAKRKV
- a CDS encoding NADH-quinone oxidoreductase subunit N, coding for MMQATLPVAAPAAEYFWPLLPEIVLAAWAMLVLVVDVALKGDRAGPSRPVVGWLSLAGLLAAAVANAFLLGPPVAVDGRAAMVAMDPFRVFANFVILGSAALTLLMSAGYLDRRGLNRGEYHALVLFAALGMMLMAGARDLIMVFIALELMSVAVYVLVGFDRLDARSAEASLKYFLLGAFSSAFFLFGIALTWGATGSSDVPTIGSLVLARAVPMTPMLLAGMGLLMVGFGFKVAAVPFHMWTPDAYDGAPTPITSLMSTGVKAAAFAAFIRVFLVGFQGAYDQWVQIGAAVAMATMVGANLIAMTQGSVKRMLAYSSIAHAGYLLVALLAIRGGEGAAAFLFYLLVYTLMTAGAFAVVIANSREDGEERVALEDWQGFAAEKPALAAVFSVFLLSLAGFPLTAGFLGKLYIIRAAVANGLTMLAVVLVLTSLVSYFYYLRIVVVMYMRSPRAAGEHHAARLSRPAWVAAGVAAVLVVALFFAGNLPMRWARTSAGSLWATSGQTTTPAAPSPTSPTAPVARAP
- a CDS encoding NADH-quinone oxidoreductase subunit M, which translates into the protein MDDILRGHGILTFLIFFPLVAALAAWLAGERHAKRVALAAGIIEFLASVPLFWAVRPGAPTTCQMTAVAGLAKTEVRQVPLFQNCADYVWFGDWGIHYRIGMDGISLFMVLLTTLLLPLMVLGSWTYIRDRQRGFYASLLALTSGVVGVFLALDMFLFYVFWEVMLIPMYFLIGIWGGRERVYAAVKFFLFTTVGSLLMLVAILWLFWKQYSLSGVPSFSYFDFLGLALTARQQLYLFLAFALAFAIKVPVFPFHTWLPHAHVQAPTAGSVILAGVLLKMGTYGFIRFGVPLFPYVSDHRVIVTWAMALGLVGILYTALVAAAQPNAKKLVAYTSVAHLGFVIMGIFAYNLQGMQGALLVMIGHGLSTPMLFFLLGMMYERRHTYEIDDFGGLAASVPLLAAMLVFAGMASVGLPTTSGFVGEFLVLVGAFGSQPWFALPAALGVILAAYYMLPMVQKVAFNALSRPANRTIPDLNGRELAVLLPLVALILWIGLYPKPFLERMEPAAQHILAQVQHDRRAPEVPDAPVVASTAGAAAEDGGAR
- the nuoK gene encoding NADH-quinone oxidoreductase subunit NuoK; its protein translation is METIPLEYSLGLSAILFAIGVAGVMVRRNAIVLFMCVELMLNAVNLAFVALSPYAGVQGQVFVFFVIAVAAAEAAVGLAIMIAVFRHKDSVDVKNFSLLRW
- the nuoL gene encoding NADH-quinone oxidoreductase subunit L; protein product: MLILLQEAAHGAAAAAEGAHGAFEPVAPWLIVVLPLLGFVLNGALSVIAARRALPKLPPVGDPFYDHAHEPEPGRAHVDAHVYATAGAEPSEQESLDHGTRPNPVDAAAADHADEAHPAHDAHHAHGAHDVHDAHHAHDAHDHAPAGPKPFTHVLPSFIAPGVLFAAFAVAVANFLRMRAAHPGAPWVHSYWDWMPVGSLQVGAALQLDQLSMLMALVVTGVGAFIHLFSVGYMKEDPGYPRYMAYLNLFVFFMLTLVLGANYPVMFVGWEGVGLCSYLLIGFWFREKANADAGKKAFIVNRIGDFGFLIAMFLLFWNVRSLDFVSVFADAPEALGYATPVATAVALFLFLGAVGKSAQIPLYVWLPDAMAGPTPVSALIHAATMVTAGVYLVARSSVLYMLAPSASLVVALVGALTAIFAATIGLKQWDIKKVLAYSTVSQLGFMFVAVGLGAYVAGMFHLMTHAFFKACLFLGSGAVIHAMHHALHATHNPADAQDMRNMGGLGKYLPVTFATMAIATLAISGVPPFAGFFSKDEIIGAALLGAEGHNPFSQARLFGIPGSAWMGFIWAVLSVTAFMTAFYMGRMMIYTFLGPNRTGDEEKRHLHEGDWTLTLPLVVLAILSTVGGFLNVDPRVPLVSAFDFGQGAALHEWLHPVLAPADAVVRANLGELAEPEHAPWPIFFAIAIGLGGLLAAWLLIGPKARRIGDAAAEPAYRGTPERVLYNKWYVDELYDRVVVRPTHGLARSFARLDMGLIDGLVDFAGRTSQAVGLALGRLQTGQLNTYAVVLVVGVLLVLGSFVAF